The following proteins come from a genomic window of Haliaeetus albicilla chromosome 23, bHalAlb1.1, whole genome shotgun sequence:
- the LOC138690727 gene encoding 40-kDa huntingtin-associated protein-like has product MLSAAGSSSSGPGGAGGAGPGLGGDGDFLSRYRLVSAKLRRRFLRKPNVAEAAEQFAALARELRAQESLPYAAWCQLAVARCAQSLFHGPAEAAALAEAARLFLRQERDLRQRLGLRGGFGEHVAAAQSCGAFASRLHLERGQPALAAGLCLELAAALRDTGRPARAAAPLQRAAELLAAARLPLEALRCLAERASCLLLGRDYAGALATLTRAQALAGAGLGLGGGGGAAPAPGGAFLDVLARCEVSRVLLLLLLQPPPAKLLPEHARTLEQYCWEAPEGGAGPGPGPGGGPGAGGGLPPAASYLPAELFLLLQSAVLACQEKDAEALKALQAELWPLLSAEQNHLLHLVLQEMLSPAGQGL; this is encoded by the coding sequence ATGCTGTCGGCGGCGGGCAGCTCCAGCtccggccccggcggggcgggcggcgccgggccgggcctcgGCGGCGACGGGGACTTCCTGTCGCGGTACCGGCTGGTGTCGGCCAAGCTGCGGCGGCGGTTCCTGCGGAAGCCGAACGTGGCGGAGGCGGCGGAGCAGTTCGCGGCGCTGGCGCGGGAGCTGCGCGCCCAGGAGAGCCTGCCCTACGCGGCCTGGTGCCAGCTGGCCGTGGCGCGCTGCGCCCAGAGCCTCTTCCACGGGCCCGCCGAGGCGGCCGCCCTGGCCGAGGCGGCGCGGCTCTTCCTGCGCCAGGAGCGGGACCTGCGGCAGCGCCTGGGGCTGCGCGGCGGCTTTGGCGAGCACGTGGCGGCGGCGCAGAGCTGCGGCGCCTTCGCCTCCCGCCTGCACCTGGAGCGGGGGCAGCCGGCGCTGGCGGCCGGGCTGTGCCTGGAGCTGGCGGCGGCGCTGCGCGACACGGGCCGgcccgcccgcgccgccgcgccccTGCAGCGGGCGGCCGAGCTGCTGGCGGCGGCGCGGCTGCCCCTGGAGGCGCTGCGCTGCCTGGCCGAGCGcgcctcctgcctgctgctgggccGCGACTACGCCGGCGCGCTGGCGACGCTGACGCGGGCGCAGGCGCtggccggggccgggctggggctgggcggcggcggcggggccgcgcccgCGCCCGGCGGCGCCTTCCTGGACGTGCTGGCGCGCTGCGAGGTATCgcgggtgctgctgctgctgctgctgcagccgccGCCCGCCAAGCTGCTGCCCGAGCACGCCCGGACGCTGGAGCAGTACTGCTGGGAGGCGCCGGagggcggcgcggggccggggcccgggcccgggggtggccccggggccggcggcgggctgCCGCCGGCGGCGAGCTACCTGCCGGCCGAGCTCTTCCTGCTGTTGCAGTCGGCCGTGCTGGCGTGCCAGGAGAAGGACGCGGAGGCGCTGAAGGCCCTGCAGGCCGAGCTGTGGCCGCTGCTCAGCGCCGAGCAGAACCACCTGCTGCACCTGGTGCTGCAGGAGATGCTCAGTCCCGCTGGACAGGGGCTCTGA